The Triticum aestivum cultivar Chinese Spring chromosome 7B, IWGSC CS RefSeq v2.1, whole genome shotgun sequence genome window below encodes:
- the LOC123158312 gene encoding disease resistance protein RGA5 isoform X2, which yields MELLSRISSQRQKKSRDMEAAAGALSPVLRKLGELLAGEYNLEKRVRKGVQSLRTELEMMHAVLREVGKVPPDQLQEPVRIWAGKVRDLSCDMEDAVDDFLARVGEGSGSKPTDMRSRVNKFLKKTTELFGKDKALHQICDAINEAQDLAKELADMRKTYKLDMCSTTDCATIEPYHITGRDMEVAAGAMGPVIRKLGELLVGEYNLEKRVKKGVQSLQNELEMMHAVLCKVGEVRPDQLEVPIRIWAGKVKELSCDMEEAIDNFMVHVDEGSSSKPANMSDRVKKFLKKTTKLFAKIKALHELRNAIKKAQDLAKKLTDLCKRYELDMCSTSNGATIDPRVLALQKDEGELVGLDHTRDELIKTLISEEGSSMEQLKTISIVGVGGLGKTTLTKAVFEKIKAQFDCAAFVHVGQNPDIRKIFKDVLYGLDKEKFKDIHNTTKDENLLKDISEFLVDKRYLIVVDDIWTEEIWRYISCAMYRNKLHSRVITTTRDMSVSQACLSFPDDMIHKMKPLSDEHSQILFHQRIFQSEKCPEDLQVVSRDILKKCGGVPLAINTIASLLVSNQRVKQTDEWIHLHNSIGRGVTQGGIMKDMRRILSLSYYDLPSHLKSCLLYISIFPKDYEIERDYLIWRWVAEGFIKCDKVESGLFEIGESYFNELMNKSLIEPVKINEEGMVVTFRIHDMVLDLLCSLSSDENFVSILDNAEWHAPNLQTKFRRLSLHNIKAEVQNHQFDSTRVSKVRTFAVFSPVTCDWLPSLSSFHFLRVLDLGNCGSPESSSGISLKYVGNLIHLRYLGLKNADVQELPVDIGKLQLLQTLDIRKTRIKELPASVVQLRKLICLYVDDGLRLPKGMGNLTSLEVLEQVKLTSSPHMVRELSHLTEVRTLTLNCRHFDEDLINIDILIESLENLHKLQNLVIVRGRKVMDRIRMRESWVPPPHLCSFDSFESSSLFQGSVFSRHPKWVNSTSLPHLSTLAITVFKLQEGDIQIIAMLPALRSLRLCGRRVMGTLVVMADAFPCARFCTFTGFLTPPCLFPPGAMPKVEHLGFEVFAQSIASGELDCGMGHLPSLEHVEVVLGHDNSSDEEIETARAWLRCAAEAHPNRPTIEIQTYAG from the exons ATGGAGCTGCTATCAAG AATTTCAAGCCAAAGACA AAAAAAAAGTCGAGATATGGAGGCCGCTGCTGGGGCGTTGAGCCCTGTCCTCCGTAAGCTCGGTGAGCTGCTCGCCGGAGAATACAACCTGGAGAAGCGAGTAAGGAAAGGTGTACAATCACTTCGTACAGAACTGGAGATGATGCACGCCGTActtcgtgaggttggcaaggtgccgCCGGATCAGCTCCAGGAGCCGGTTCGGATTTGGGCTGGCAAGGTGAGAGATCTATCTTGCGACATGGAAGACGCTGTTGACGACTTCCTGGCGCGTGTGGGTGAGGGTTCAGGCAGCAAGCCAACGGACATGAGGAGTCGAGTCAATAAGTTCCTCAAGAAGACCACCGAACTGTTTGGAAAGGACAAAGCACTTCATCAAATCTGTGATGCCATCAATGAAGCTCAAGATCTTGCTAAGGAGTTGGCGGACATGCGTAAAACGTACAAGCTTGACATGTGTAGCACTACCGACTGTGCTACCATTGAGCCCTACCATATAACTGGTCGAGATATGGAGGTCGCTGCTGGGGCGATGGGCCCCGTCATCCGTAAGCTCGGCGAGCTGCTTGTCGGAGAATACAACCTAGAGAAGCGAGTAAAGAAAGGCGTACAATCGCTCCAAAATGAGCTGGAGATGATGCACGCTGTACTTTGCAAGGTTGGCGAGGTGCGGCCGGACCAGCTCGAGGTGCCAATCCGAATTTGGGCTGGCAAGGTGAAAGAACTCTCTTGCGACATGGAAGAAGCTATTGACAACTTCATGGTGCATGTGGATGAGGGTTCAAGCAGCAAGCCAGCAAACATGAGTGATCGAGTCAAGAAGTTCCTCAAGAAGACCACCAAATTATTTGCTAAGATCAAAGCACTTCATGAATTACGTAATGCCATAAAAAAAGCTCAAGATCTTGCAAAGAAGTTAACAGACCTGTGTAAAAGGTACGAGCTTGACATGTGCAGCACCAGCAATGGTGCTACCATTGACCCTCGTGTGTTAGCTCTGCAAAAAGATGAAGGGGAGCTTGTTGGACTTGACCACACAAGGGATGAGCTTATCAAAACACTGATTTCTGAGGAAGGGAGTTCTATGGAGCAGTTGAAGACAATCTCTATTGTTGGTGTTGGTGGGCTGGGCAAGACAACCCTCACCAAAGCAGTTTTTGAGAAGATCAAAGCCCAATTTGATTGTGCGGCTTTTGTCCATGTGGGTCAGAACCCGGATATCAGGAAAATTTTCAAGGACGTACTCTATGGCCTTGACAAAGAGAAGTTCAAAGACATTCATAACACAACAAAGGATGAAAATCTACTCAAGGATATCAGTGAATTCCTTGTGGATAAGAG GTACCTAATCGTAGTAGATGATATATGGACAGAAGAAATATGGAGATATATAAGTTGTGCTATGTATAGAAACAAACTCCACAGCCGGGTAATCACAACAACCCGCGATATGAGTGTGTCTCAAGCATGTCTCTCTTTCCCGGATGACATGATTCACAAGATGAAACCACTTTCTGATGAACACTCGCAAATACTGTTCCATCAAAGAATATTTCAAAGTGAGAAATGTCCAGAAGATCTGCAAGTAGTATCGAGAGATATTTTGAAGAAATGTGGTGGTGTACCATTAGCCATCAATACAATAGCTAGTCTCTTGGTTAGTAATCAACGGGTAAAGCAAACAGATGAGTGGATACATTTGCACAATTCAATTGGCCGTGGAGTTACACAAGGTGGTATTATGAAGGACATGAGAAGGATATTATCTCTAAGCTATTATGATTTGCCATCTCATCTGAAGTCTTGTTTATTATATATAAGCATCTTTCCTAAAGACTATGAGATTGAGAGAGATTACTTGATATGGAGGTGGGTTGCCGAAGGTTTTATTAAGTGTGACAAAGTAGAAAGCGGGCTATTTGAGATTGGAGAGAGCTATTTCAACGAGCTCATGAATAAGAGCTTGATTGAGCCAGTGAAAATCAATGAGGAAGGAATGGTAGTAACTTTCCGTATACATGATATGGTGCTTGATCTTCTATGCTCATTGTCAAGCGATGAGAATTTTGTCTCCATATTGGATAATGCTGAGTGGCATGCACCTAATCTGCAAACGAAATTTCGCAGGTTGTCCCTTCATAATATCAAGGCAGAGGTTCAGAACCATCAGTTTGATAGCACTAGAGTGTCAAAAGTGAGGACCTTTGCTGTTTTCTCTCCCGTTACCTGTGATTGGTTGCCATCTCTCTCAAGCTTCCACTTTCTACGTGTGTTGGATCTTGGAAATTGTGGCAGCCCTGAAAGTAGCTCTGGTATCAGCCTCAAGTATGTAGGGAATTTAATTCACCTAAGGTACCTAGGGCTGAAGAATGCAGATGTTCAAGAACTCCCCGTGGACATAGGCAAGCTGCAGCTTTTGCAGACACTGGACATACGAAAAACTAGAATAAAAGAATTACCTGCAAGTGTTGTTCAGCTAAGAAAATTGATATGTCTGTATGTCGATGATGGCTTGAGGCTGCCAAAAGGAATGGGGAACTTGACGTCCCTTGAAGTGCTGGAACAAGTAAAGTTGACATCATCTCCTCACATGGTGAGAGAGTTGAGCCATTTAACAGAGGTTAGGACACTCACACTTAACTGTCGTCACTTTGACGAGGATCTGATCAATATAGATATATTAATCGAGTCTCTAGAGAATCTGCACAAATTGCAAAATCTGGTTATCGTTCGTGGTCGCAAAGTGATGGATCGCATTCGCATGCGTGAAAGCTGGGTGCCTCCTCCACACCTATGTAGCTTTGATAGTTTTGAGTCATCGAGCCTCTTCCAAGGTTCAGTGTTCTCAAGACATCCAAAGTGGGTCAATTCAACATCGCTTCCCCACCTCTCCACCCTGGCAATAACTGTGTTCAAACTGCAAGAGGGTGACATTCAGATCATTGCGATGCTGCCTGCTCTTCGGTCTCTGCGGTTGTGTGGAAGACGTGTGATGGGAACGTTGGTTGTGATGGCTGACGCATTCCCATGTGCAAGATTCTGCACATTCACCGGGTTTCTGACGCCACCGTGCCTTTTTCCACCTGGAGCCATGCCAAAGGTTGAGCACCTTGGTTTTGAGGTCTTTGCACAGTCGATCGCGAGTGGTGAGCTTGACTGTGGCATGGGGCATCTCCCTTCTCTCGAGCATGTTGAGGTTGTTCTGGGGCATGATAATTCCAGCGATGAAGAGATAGAGACAGCCAGGGCTTGGCTGAGGTGCGCAGCAGAAGCCCATCCAAATCGTCCCACCATTGAAATCCAGACATATGCTGGGTGA
- the LOC123158312 gene encoding disease resistance protein RGA5 isoform X1: protein MEAAAGALSPVLRKLGELLAGEYNLEKRVRKGVQSLRTELEMMHAVLREVGKVPPDQLQEPVRIWAGKVRDLSCDMEDAVDDFLARVGEGSGSKPTDMRSRVNKFLKKTTELFGKDKALHQICDAINEAQDLAKELADMRKTYKLDMCSTTDCATIEPYHITGRDMEVAAGAMGPVIRKLGELLVGEYNLEKRVKKGVQSLQNELEMMHAVLCKVGEVRPDQLEVPIRIWAGKVKELSCDMEEAIDNFMVHVDEGSSSKPANMSDRVKKFLKKTTKLFAKIKALHELRNAIKKAQDLAKKLTDLCKRYELDMCSTSNGATIDPRVLALQKDEGELVGLDHTRDELIKTLISEEGSSMEQLKTISIVGVGGLGKTTLTKAVFEKIKAQFDCAAFVHVGQNPDIRKIFKDVLYGLDKEKFKDIHNTTKDENLLKDISEFLVDKRYLIVVDDIWTEEIWRYISCAMYRNKLHSRVITTTRDMSVSQACLSFPDDMIHKMKPLSDEHSQILFHQRIFQSEKCPEDLQVVSRDILKKCGGVPLAINTIASLLVSNQRVKQTDEWIHLHNSIGRGVTQGGIMKDMRRILSLSYYDLPSHLKSCLLYISIFPKDYEIERDYLIWRWVAEGFIKCDKVESGLFEIGESYFNELMNKSLIEPVKINEEGMVVTFRIHDMVLDLLCSLSSDENFVSILDNAEWHAPNLQTKFRRLSLHNIKAEVQNHQFDSTRVSKVRTFAVFSPVTCDWLPSLSSFHFLRVLDLGNCGSPESSSGISLKYVGNLIHLRYLGLKNADVQELPVDIGKLQLLQTLDIRKTRIKELPASVVQLRKLICLYVDDGLRLPKGMGNLTSLEVLEQVKLTSSPHMVRELSHLTEVRTLTLNCRHFDEDLINIDILIESLENLHKLQNLVIVRGRKVMDRIRMRESWVPPPHLCSFDSFESSSLFQGSVFSRHPKWVNSTSLPHLSTLAITVFKLQEGDIQIIAMLPALRSLRLCGRRVMGTLVVMADAFPCARFCTFTGFLTPPCLFPPGAMPKVEHLGFEVFAQSIASGELDCGMGHLPSLEHVEVVLGHDNSSDEEIETARAWLRCAAEAHPNRPTIEIQTYAG, encoded by the exons ATGGAGGCCGCTGCTGGGGCGTTGAGCCCTGTCCTCCGTAAGCTCGGTGAGCTGCTCGCCGGAGAATACAACCTGGAGAAGCGAGTAAGGAAAGGTGTACAATCACTTCGTACAGAACTGGAGATGATGCACGCCGTActtcgtgaggttggcaaggtgccgCCGGATCAGCTCCAGGAGCCGGTTCGGATTTGGGCTGGCAAGGTGAGAGATCTATCTTGCGACATGGAAGACGCTGTTGACGACTTCCTGGCGCGTGTGGGTGAGGGTTCAGGCAGCAAGCCAACGGACATGAGGAGTCGAGTCAATAAGTTCCTCAAGAAGACCACCGAACTGTTTGGAAAGGACAAAGCACTTCATCAAATCTGTGATGCCATCAATGAAGCTCAAGATCTTGCTAAGGAGTTGGCGGACATGCGTAAAACGTACAAGCTTGACATGTGTAGCACTACCGACTGTGCTACCATTGAGCCCTACCATATAACTGGTCGAGATATGGAGGTCGCTGCTGGGGCGATGGGCCCCGTCATCCGTAAGCTCGGCGAGCTGCTTGTCGGAGAATACAACCTAGAGAAGCGAGTAAAGAAAGGCGTACAATCGCTCCAAAATGAGCTGGAGATGATGCACGCTGTACTTTGCAAGGTTGGCGAGGTGCGGCCGGACCAGCTCGAGGTGCCAATCCGAATTTGGGCTGGCAAGGTGAAAGAACTCTCTTGCGACATGGAAGAAGCTATTGACAACTTCATGGTGCATGTGGATGAGGGTTCAAGCAGCAAGCCAGCAAACATGAGTGATCGAGTCAAGAAGTTCCTCAAGAAGACCACCAAATTATTTGCTAAGATCAAAGCACTTCATGAATTACGTAATGCCATAAAAAAAGCTCAAGATCTTGCAAAGAAGTTAACAGACCTGTGTAAAAGGTACGAGCTTGACATGTGCAGCACCAGCAATGGTGCTACCATTGACCCTCGTGTGTTAGCTCTGCAAAAAGATGAAGGGGAGCTTGTTGGACTTGACCACACAAGGGATGAGCTTATCAAAACACTGATTTCTGAGGAAGGGAGTTCTATGGAGCAGTTGAAGACAATCTCTATTGTTGGTGTTGGTGGGCTGGGCAAGACAACCCTCACCAAAGCAGTTTTTGAGAAGATCAAAGCCCAATTTGATTGTGCGGCTTTTGTCCATGTGGGTCAGAACCCGGATATCAGGAAAATTTTCAAGGACGTACTCTATGGCCTTGACAAAGAGAAGTTCAAAGACATTCATAACACAACAAAGGATGAAAATCTACTCAAGGATATCAGTGAATTCCTTGTGGATAAGAG GTACCTAATCGTAGTAGATGATATATGGACAGAAGAAATATGGAGATATATAAGTTGTGCTATGTATAGAAACAAACTCCACAGCCGGGTAATCACAACAACCCGCGATATGAGTGTGTCTCAAGCATGTCTCTCTTTCCCGGATGACATGATTCACAAGATGAAACCACTTTCTGATGAACACTCGCAAATACTGTTCCATCAAAGAATATTTCAAAGTGAGAAATGTCCAGAAGATCTGCAAGTAGTATCGAGAGATATTTTGAAGAAATGTGGTGGTGTACCATTAGCCATCAATACAATAGCTAGTCTCTTGGTTAGTAATCAACGGGTAAAGCAAACAGATGAGTGGATACATTTGCACAATTCAATTGGCCGTGGAGTTACACAAGGTGGTATTATGAAGGACATGAGAAGGATATTATCTCTAAGCTATTATGATTTGCCATCTCATCTGAAGTCTTGTTTATTATATATAAGCATCTTTCCTAAAGACTATGAGATTGAGAGAGATTACTTGATATGGAGGTGGGTTGCCGAAGGTTTTATTAAGTGTGACAAAGTAGAAAGCGGGCTATTTGAGATTGGAGAGAGCTATTTCAACGAGCTCATGAATAAGAGCTTGATTGAGCCAGTGAAAATCAATGAGGAAGGAATGGTAGTAACTTTCCGTATACATGATATGGTGCTTGATCTTCTATGCTCATTGTCAAGCGATGAGAATTTTGTCTCCATATTGGATAATGCTGAGTGGCATGCACCTAATCTGCAAACGAAATTTCGCAGGTTGTCCCTTCATAATATCAAGGCAGAGGTTCAGAACCATCAGTTTGATAGCACTAGAGTGTCAAAAGTGAGGACCTTTGCTGTTTTCTCTCCCGTTACCTGTGATTGGTTGCCATCTCTCTCAAGCTTCCACTTTCTACGTGTGTTGGATCTTGGAAATTGTGGCAGCCCTGAAAGTAGCTCTGGTATCAGCCTCAAGTATGTAGGGAATTTAATTCACCTAAGGTACCTAGGGCTGAAGAATGCAGATGTTCAAGAACTCCCCGTGGACATAGGCAAGCTGCAGCTTTTGCAGACACTGGACATACGAAAAACTAGAATAAAAGAATTACCTGCAAGTGTTGTTCAGCTAAGAAAATTGATATGTCTGTATGTCGATGATGGCTTGAGGCTGCCAAAAGGAATGGGGAACTTGACGTCCCTTGAAGTGCTGGAACAAGTAAAGTTGACATCATCTCCTCACATGGTGAGAGAGTTGAGCCATTTAACAGAGGTTAGGACACTCACACTTAACTGTCGTCACTTTGACGAGGATCTGATCAATATAGATATATTAATCGAGTCTCTAGAGAATCTGCACAAATTGCAAAATCTGGTTATCGTTCGTGGTCGCAAAGTGATGGATCGCATTCGCATGCGTGAAAGCTGGGTGCCTCCTCCACACCTATGTAGCTTTGATAGTTTTGAGTCATCGAGCCTCTTCCAAGGTTCAGTGTTCTCAAGACATCCAAAGTGGGTCAATTCAACATCGCTTCCCCACCTCTCCACCCTGGCAATAACTGTGTTCAAACTGCAAGAGGGTGACATTCAGATCATTGCGATGCTGCCTGCTCTTCGGTCTCTGCGGTTGTGTGGAAGACGTGTGATGGGAACGTTGGTTGTGATGGCTGACGCATTCCCATGTGCAAGATTCTGCACATTCACCGGGTTTCTGACGCCACCGTGCCTTTTTCCACCTGGAGCCATGCCAAAGGTTGAGCACCTTGGTTTTGAGGTCTTTGCACAGTCGATCGCGAGTGGTGAGCTTGACTGTGGCATGGGGCATCTCCCTTCTCTCGAGCATGTTGAGGTTGTTCTGGGGCATGATAATTCCAGCGATGAAGAGATAGAGACAGCCAGGGCTTGGCTGAGGTGCGCAGCAGAAGCCCATCCAAATCGTCCCACCATTGAAATCCAGACATATGCTGGGTGA